A single Syngnathus acus chromosome 8, fSynAcu1.2, whole genome shotgun sequence DNA region contains:
- the map2k6 gene encoding dual specificity mitogen-activated protein kinase kinase 6 has product MSLSKGGKKKNPGLKLAKEVFAQPPPAVAAPPRDLDSKACVTIGDQNFVVKADDLEQIAELGRGAYGVVYEMRHVPSGVIMAVKRIRATVNTLEQKRLLMDLDISMRTVDCFYTVTFYGALFREGDVWICMELMDTSLDKFYKKVIEKGKTIPEDILGKIAVAIVKALEHLHSNLSVIHRDVKPSNVLINTLGQVKMCDFGISGHLVDSVAKTMDAGCKPYMAPERINPDLNQKGYSVKSDIWSLGITMIELAILKFPYESWGTPFQQLKQVVDEPSPQLPADRFSPDFVDFISKCLGKEPNKRPAYTELMKHQFFTLHDSKDTDVASFVKVILDD; this is encoded by the exons ATGTCTCTGTCCAAAGGAG ggaagaagaagaacccTGGGCTGAAGCTGGCCAAAGAAGTCTTTGCGCAGCCGCCGCCAGCCGTTGCAGC GCCTCCGCGAGATCTCGACTCCAAGGCGTGCGTCACCATCGGAGACCAG AACTTTGTGGTGAAGGCAGACGACCTGGAGCAGATTGCCGAGCTAGGCCGGGGTGCCTACGGCGTGGTCTACGAGATGAGGCACGTGCCCAGCGGCGTGATCATGGCCGTCAAG AGGATCCGAGCCACCGTCAACACGCTAGAGCAGAAGCGTCTCCTGATGGACCTGGACATCTCCATGAGGACGGTGGACTGCTTCTACACCGTCACCTTCTACGGCGCCCTCTTCAGAGAG GGCGACGTTTGGATCTGCATGGAGCTGATGGACACCTCCCTGGATAAGTTCTACAAGAAGGTCATCGAGAAAGGCAAGACCATACCCGAGGATATCCTGGGCAAGATCGCCGTCGCT ATTGTGAAGGCTTTGGAGCACCTGCACAGCAACCTGTCAGTCATCCACAGAG ATGTGAAGCCCTCCAATGTTCTCATCAACACTCTGGGCCAAGTGAAAATGTGCGACTTTGGCATCAGCGGCCACCTGGTGGACTCAGTGGCCAAGACCATGGACGCCGGCTGCAAGCCCTACATGGCG CCCGAGCGCATCAACCCGGACCTCAACCAGAAAGGCTACAGCGTCAAGTCGGACATTTGGAGTCTTGGTATCACAATG ATCGAGTTGGCCATCCTCAAGTTCCCGTATGAATCGTGGGGCACGCCCTTCCAGCAGCTCAAGCAGGTGGTGGACGAGCCCTCTCCCCAACTGCCTGCCGACCGCTTCTCGCCTGACTTTGTAGACTTCATCTCTAAGTG CTTAGGGAAGGAGCCCAATAAGAGACCAGCCTATACAGAATTAATG AAACATCAATTTTTCACCTTGCATGACTCCAAAGACACAGACGTGGCCAGTTTCGTCAAGGTCATCCTGGACGACTGA
- the ccdc137 gene encoding coiled-coil domain-containing protein 137 isoform X2: MENSSLTAKKLRDVFVLHRKPEKSTVGDIAIPRFKQGKRESELQFNQRMEMESKHVLFLTNNQVERKPELNEDKQEKPANGGKSDKMKAYDKLKLQKRQRKKLERQEVRMEKEMFQDDIAFGEVSTEPPSLTSKPKKALIKPGTAKELLLNSLLGHTATPTSESSMARRRMMEEERRRAVLAYRQLKKQRQQEAGSRRPAPAALPKGLGPDIVGGSWGKAAVAAQPGGKRRYHPRDRLAHLPPGFVPTQQPSRPTSLAKEATLYPVLNK, encoded by the exons ATGGAAAATAGCTCtttgacagcaaaaaaattacgaGACG TTTTCGTTCTTCATAGGAAACCAGAGAAGTCCACGGTCGGCGACATTGCCATCCCACGTTTCAAGCAAGGGAAGCGGGAAAGTGAGCTTCAGTTCAATCAACGCATGGAGATGGAGTCAAAGCACGTcctcttcctcaccaacaATCAGGTGGAGAGGAAACCCGAGctaaatgaagacaaacagGAGAAGCCTGCCAACGGTGGAAAGTCAGACAAAATGAAAGC GTACGACAAACTGAAATTACAGAAACGACAGCGGAAAAAGTTGGAGCGACAGGAGGTCCGGATGGAAAAGGAAATGTTCCAAG ATGACATTGCTTTTGGCGAGGTTTCAACAGAGCCGCCTTCACTAACCAGCAAACCCAAGAAAGCGCTCATCAAGCCTGGG ACAGCTAAGGAGCTCCTCCTCAACTCGCTCCTCGGCCACACAGCCACGCCTACGTCCGAGTCGTCTATGGCCCGCCGGAGGAtgatggaggaggaaaggCGGCGGGCGGTGCTGGCCTATCGCCAGCTGAAGAAACAGCGGCAGCAGGAGGCCGGCAGCAGGAGGCCAGCACCAGCGGCGCTGCCAAAAGGTCTTGGTCCTGACATTGTCGGCGGGTCGTGGGGCAAGGCTGCAGTTGCCGCGCAACCTGGAGGCAAACGACGATACCACCCACGAGACAGGCTGGCCCATTTGCCTCCTGGCTTTGTGCCCACCCAACAACCATCAAGGCCGACTTCCCTCGCCAAAGAGGCCACTTTATACCCAGTCTTGAACAAATGA
- the ccdc137 gene encoding coiled-coil domain-containing protein 137 isoform X1, protein MGKRKKRNSNNCGEVADKTAKQPSAKKRDGEAKRDANQGDHLEHIPFKLQELLKSKERMENSSLTAKKLRDVFVLHRKPEKSTVGDIAIPRFKQGKRESELQFNQRMEMESKHVLFLTNNQVERKPELNEDKQEKPANGGKSDKMKAYDKLKLQKRQRKKLERQEVRMEKEMFQDDIAFGEVSTEPPSLTSKPKKALIKPGTAKELLLNSLLGHTATPTSESSMARRRMMEEERRRAVLAYRQLKKQRQQEAGSRRPAPAALPKGLGPDIVGGSWGKAAVAAQPGGKRRYHPRDRLAHLPPGFVPTQQPSRPTSLAKEATLYPVLNK, encoded by the exons ATGGGGAAGCGTAAGAAGCGCAATAGTAACAACTGTGGGGAGGTGGCTGACAAAACAGCAAAGCAGCCGAG tgCGAAGAAACGGGATGGTGAAGCTAAAAGAGACGCCAACCAAGGGGACCACCTTGAGCACATCCCCTTCAAGCTGCAGGAGCTCTTGAAGAGCAAGGAGAGGATGGAAAATAGCTCtttgacagcaaaaaaattacgaGACG TTTTCGTTCTTCATAGGAAACCAGAGAAGTCCACGGTCGGCGACATTGCCATCCCACGTTTCAAGCAAGGGAAGCGGGAAAGTGAGCTTCAGTTCAATCAACGCATGGAGATGGAGTCAAAGCACGTcctcttcctcaccaacaATCAGGTGGAGAGGAAACCCGAGctaaatgaagacaaacagGAGAAGCCTGCCAACGGTGGAAAGTCAGACAAAATGAAAGC GTACGACAAACTGAAATTACAGAAACGACAGCGGAAAAAGTTGGAGCGACAGGAGGTCCGGATGGAAAAGGAAATGTTCCAAG ATGACATTGCTTTTGGCGAGGTTTCAACAGAGCCGCCTTCACTAACCAGCAAACCCAAGAAAGCGCTCATCAAGCCTGGG ACAGCTAAGGAGCTCCTCCTCAACTCGCTCCTCGGCCACACAGCCACGCCTACGTCCGAGTCGTCTATGGCCCGCCGGAGGAtgatggaggaggaaaggCGGCGGGCGGTGCTGGCCTATCGCCAGCTGAAGAAACAGCGGCAGCAGGAGGCCGGCAGCAGGAGGCCAGCACCAGCGGCGCTGCCAAAAGGTCTTGGTCCTGACATTGTCGGCGGGTCGTGGGGCAAGGCTGCAGTTGCCGCGCAACCTGGAGGCAAACGACGATACCACCCACGAGACAGGCTGGCCCATTTGCCTCCTGGCTTTGTGCCCACCCAACAACCATCAAGGCCGACTTCCCTCGCCAAAGAGGCCACTTTATACCCAGTCTTGAACAAATGA
- the LOC119126137 gene encoding tetraspanin-10, which produces MDSTRRYLALRKVPWPWMRSDESSPLIPKGNAGSQGTSDLHPEGMSGEHEANLKEIWPCRGFAIIDYFLKYLLVLSNLTFSVLGLLILALGLWGLISKESFTQEKIGSVGTDPMLPLVTLGLLLALLCLTGCMGALRENSFLLKLFSRLLLAVITAQVLAVIVVYSAQREITNVLRSAALAAIARYQDDPDLRFIADEIQSNLQCCGADTYRDWEVNIYYNCSAPGVVACGVPATCCVDPLENGTVWNSQCGLDTQALDEFSAQSLIFLGGCLGNILWWLEQHRGLIWTVVLVLLGVQMLTLFATARLQQKIHQHKVYAKPRELELLMC; this is translated from the exons ATGGACAGCACCAGGAGATATTTGGCTCTAAGAAAAGTCCCTTGGCCCTGGATGAGGTCGGACGAGTCCAGCCCGCTCATACCAAAG GGGAACGCAGGATCCCAAGGAACCAGTGATCTCCACCCAGAGGGCATGAGCGGTGAACACGAGGCCAACTTGAAAGAGATCTGGCCTTGCCGCGGCTTTGCTATTATCGACTACTTCCTCAAGTACCTCCTGGTTCTGAGCAACCTAACGTTCTCCGTCCTGGGCCTGCTTATTCTCGCCTTGGGCCTGTGGGGCCTCATCAGCAAAGAGTCCTTCACCCAGGAGAAAATCGGAAGCGTGGGTACTGACCCGATGCTGCCACTGGTGACGCTGGGCCTCCTGCTGGCGTTGCTCTGCCTAACGGGCTGCATGGGTGCCTTGCGAGAAAACTCCTTCCTGCTAAAGCTGTTCTCCAGGCTGCTGCTGGCCGTCATCACGGCGCAGGTTTTGGCCGTCATCGTGGTGTACAGTGCGCAACGAGAGATCACCAACGTCCTGCGGTCGGCCGCGCTGGCTGCCATTGCTCGCTACCAGGACGACCCAGATCTGAGGTTCATCGCCGACGAGATCCAGTCCAATCTGCAGTGCTGTGGGGCGGATACTTATCGCGACTGGGAGGTTAACAT ATACTACAACTGCTCCGCTCCAGGAGTTGTGGCCTGTGGCGTTCCAGCAACGTGCTGTGTTGACCCGCTGGAAAACGGCACCGTGTGGAACTCTCAGTGCGGCCTGGACACCCAAGCGCTGGACGAGTTCAGCGCTCAGAGCCTGATCTTCCTGGGAGGGTGCCTGGGGAACATCTTGTGGTGGTTGGAGCAGCACCGGGGCTTGATCTGGACCGTGGTGCTGGTCCTACTGGGAGTGCAGATGTTGACTCTGTTTGCCACTGCACGACTTCAACAGAAGATCCACCAGCATAAAGTCTATGCCAAGCCACGTGAATTGGAATTACTAATGTGCTGA